Proteins found in one Rahnella aceris genomic segment:
- the rpmC gene encoding 50S ribosomal protein L29, protein MKAQELREKSVEELNTELLNLLREQFNLRMQTASGQLQQTHLLKQVRRDVARVKTLLTEKAGA, encoded by the coding sequence ATGAAAGCACAAGAGCTGCGCGAAAAAAGCGTGGAAGAGCTGAACACTGAGTTGCTGAACCTTTTGCGTGAGCAGTTTAACCTGCGCATGCAAACGGCAAGCGGCCAGTTGCAGCAAACACACCTGTTGAAGCAAGTGCGTCGTGATGTAGCACGTGTGAAAACTTTACTGACTGAAAAGGCGGGTGCGTAA